The nucleotide sequence TCGCCAGGTCGTAGCAGGAGCCAATTAGGAGGCCCCCGGTCTGGTGGACACAATCTGTCACGCCGGTGACGCTGCTGTGATTGGTCAGCCTGGATATCACTcctagggggggggggacagtcAACCAGATGTTGCTTTGAAAAGGATTATGAAGATTTCCCCCCGAACATCTGTGGCCGATCCCCACTCCAGAGCTCACCTGTCCTCCAGTGTAGGATCTTGATGGAGGCGCGGCCGTAAGCCAGGAACAGCCGGTCTCCGCGCGGGCTGAGCTTCAGACGGCCGTCCGGCCCCCCGCTGAGGCCCGTCACCCGGCTGCTCCAGTGGTGCAGCAGCTTCAGGGGGTCTCGCTCCGAACACCGGTTCTCCCACACAGACACCCCCCCCTCAGCCGAGCCGCTGAACACCAGAGGACCCTGAGACTGCGGAGGGCACCAGAGACGTGGTTGTCATGGTGATTTGAGTCCTTACCCCCTCTGcgtatgcgtgtgtgtgtgtgtgtgtgtgtgtgtgtgtgtgtgtgtgtgtgtgtgtgtgtgtcaggcgAAGATTGCATGTATGTTTGTGGAAATGGAATTAAAGTGaatattttaagatgtttttcgTGCCGCTGCTGGTTATAAATGGATTGTGTGCTTTGCATGAGAAACAACAAAGAGGGTGACAATGCTTTAGGCGTATTATGATGtctgcaaattgaaaaaaaaaaatgtgcatatGCAGCTCTGCgtttcatttttcataaaatcctcttttttttttttttgcttaaagaaaaaaacaaacagtgcgCTCTAAAATTGGACTAGCTCCACGGCCAGCATCTCAGTGAACCTCTTTATCTCCGTTTGAAAACAATGAATCAGGAAAAGCCTGTATGGGATTGGAGGTTTTGGAACATACCAGCTTGGtttatttgggattttatgcaaatTAGCCATCATAAGTTCTAAATATATTGAAGCCAGCCTTAAAAGCATGTTTTAGTCTTGTCATTACACATTAAATATGCAATCGGTTTGAACGTCATTAAGGCGTGGGAGTGTgccagcctaaaaaaaaaaaaaaaaaaaggaatctgaTGATCTGAAAGCATTTAACACAGTAAATCACAATAACCTAACCTCCATCTCTATAAAATATTCTGTCTAAAATAACCTTATGTAGGTTTGATTCACATCTAGAAGTTTGCTGGAGCTGATGTAATTAGGgtttgtctcagaaaatttgaggAACTCAACAGGGAACTGTTTTAGGTTCCTTCGTGTTTAGTTTGTATAGTACAGGATTTCAGGAGAACTATGTAGATTTTAGTTTATGACCTAAATGCATTATGAAGGAtcaattatttttcattttgttaacttaagttaatacattttattttaaccaatAAACATAactgtaaatgtatttacattGATTGTTTTTCAGCTCTGGCATGTTAGTCAAGTGTTTTTTATGCCTCTTGAACCCGACTTTGCCTTCCTACTGTGACAACACGTTTGAGTCAACTGTTGAATTCCCTGTTTTTAAGTCAAATCTTGTTAAATATTCTATTTTCACATGGAAAGGTGGATAGCATAACAATaatgtttccatttttattGTCTAAAGATACAACATGGATGGTTTCAGAAGCAGGTTTGTACAAAAAGCTAAATGTCAAAGGAAAGATTCTAACCCCTAACCCTACAGCTAATAAaaccctaaataaaaacattatttgaataTACGACAAATAAAAGAAGGGATTTTAGAACAGAAACACTGTTATGGTCTAAGAAATCATggggaaaactgtgggtagttGTAAACATCTTCCACAAGGAGGACAAGCCACAAAAAGCTAATAGTGGCTAAAAACTAGCTAAAAGCtaagtggaataaaaaaaggCGTGGGAGAAAAAGGCACCGAGCCAAACAAGAATAACGCCACCCTTTGAGAGGATTGTGGATGAAAGACCATTCAAGAGTTTGTGGGACATTCACAAGACACGGACACACACAGACGTGTCCTGGACAGCCGTCACCTTCCTTCTGTTTCAGCCACACCTGAACCAGAGACACCAAAGCCACCTGAGCTGATGTTCAGTGGTCAAAAGTTCCCTTTtcagattaaacaaaaaatggcatttaatttggaaatcaaTGTCGAGGAGTCTGAAGAGTAGGACAGAAAGGGTGGAGAGATTGCTCCAGTGTGGAGTTTCCACGGTCAGTGATGACTTGAGGTTAAATGTCATTACTGTGTGTAATTTAGTGATAAAAATCTTTATGTAACTTGTCCTGATGAAACaaattataattttgttttaacatgtgtaaagtgccttgagatgacatgttgagaattaatgctatataaataacattttattgaatatatGTTACATTATCAAATGTGTTATTCTAAGgacagtatttgtatttatgggGCTATAATGGACATGACGTCACAGCCATAAAGTTACCTGAAAAGACTACAAGAAGCTGGTCATAGTCTTTTACCATCGCATTTATTGTTatcataataaataataataccaCAATATATCATTATAAAATTTAAAGTCCTTATTGACCACCGCTACCCAAACCCCTCAGAGAAACTATGACATGTTGTCAAGAAGAAGAATGACGCAGAcaagctaaaggccgctattaaagcaacctgggcttcttCTGTACAGTATATGCACATAGTTTTCAGTAGACAAAAATATGTGCAATAAAAcctgatttttaatgtttttctttcattctttcattcttttatgcatttatttttttgcatgccCTGTCTTGGCATTTCAGGCATTCCATATGGGGAAGCTGGCTGCTAGGGCAGTTTTGCTCTACAAAACGGATTTAAAGACGGTATCCTCGTTATGTGATTGAGTTTAATAAATCAAGACCACATCCAGCAGCAAATTAGGCTCGCCACTTTACTGTAATAGTAACCCGCGTTCGtacttagtttctttttaattgAAAGGCCCAATCAGGGACCGGGAGGGCAAATTAGTCGGCGGCCAGACGGCCTACATGTGGCGGGGCATCGGCTGGTTTTTCACGTTGACTTTCTGCTGTCCGCCAACAAATAAACAGGACTTACCTGAATGGAGGTGACTGCTTCCTGGTGAGCGTTGACTGACTGGCAGTTCTGGAAAGTGTGCCAGCTCCAGGCTTGAACTTTACCCCCGTCTGCAGGGTGACAGAGTGTGAGGTTAACGTGTGAAGACAGACGGCCGGCCGGCAGTCATTATCGCCGGCCACAGCTGACACACCTGAGCCAGACAGCCGAACGCGCGGCGCTACAGTAACTAGTTGGCAGATGATGCCACCGAGACGGACTCTTGGTAGACACGCAAACACAAACTTGGGGTGAAATTGTGCACATGTGTCAATGGAAACAGACCAATTATTCCCTCCACTGTGTCGCTTGCACTCTGTGGCCTCGCAGGAACACACCTGAACCGGTGATGATGTAGCCGTCCCCCTCGGGCGCAAAGCAGAGCGCAGTCACCGCGTTGAACGTGTAGACGGACTTAACACACTGCCCTGGGGAGGTAAcagcaaaatgcagtttaattgACAAGATACGGGCCCGTTATATTAAAGCAACCATGTCTGAGCGCGCACATGTGTCGGTGTGGTAATCTTACCGATGCTCAGCGCCCAGATCTTCACACAGCAGTCTGCTGAGCCGCTCAAAATAAACCTCTCTTTCTCAGACAGGGACAGGGACCGGGCTGGAGAGACGGCAGAGACGGACAGGGGAGGACACGGCAGAGAACTCAGACAAACCAAGAAACTAGTCTTAAATATACAAAACTGCACACAACTTTGAAAGCAAccttgtttctttgtttttgtcagctTTAAAGTGATTTTGAATTTCATCCAGATGATCTTCGAGACAGTCTGtcagcatttaaaatgttttccttcaaTTCTGGCCGTTCCATTAGTTGTACCTGACCATTTAACACAGCAACGTACCAAAGGGTCAAAAGCAAAGGTTTGAGAGAAATTCAGAAACCCTGGAGCAAGAAGGCCACATTCCAAGATACCAAACAGGTtgaaacaacataaacaaacaagGGATGACTCAAGACCAGGGATATATCGACATTAACATTGGTATCGGCCAACATTACTCATTTCTTAACATATCAGTATCggtccgataagtaaaactgggccggTATTAACAACCGAtctttatttccatctagttgcCCTTTGTGCCTGTGTTTTAAGAGGGGGAGGGGAGGCGGTTGGTCATGCAGTTTTTGTGCGGTCATGTGAAAGTGACAGTCGTGCATTGCAGCCAGGATTGTGGGGTTTTTgaatgaagcagagatgcaatgCCAGCACTGTGGTAGTTTTCCACGGTGTCAAAAGAAGACATACGAAAAGCAGTGTGTAAAGGCCACTACATACTCCAcaataacagttttctttctcgTATTTAGGGTGGGAAGAAAACGAGAAAAAAGTTCTGCCCAGAGACGAGGCTGGGAGAACAAAATGATGTCATTCACTGCGGGAGCGAGGAAAAACGTCTAATTTCTCGTGGAGTGGAGTATGGAGCGGCCGTAGTATAGACTATAATTTACATTCAGTAACTTACTGAATACTCCACAATAAGGGATGCCTCTGTGCAGTGCCtgggaagcgttctggggttaagggtcttgctcagggacccagagtgcaggcgctagggatcgaactgggtacttgcatccttctctgagtgcaagtgccctgctctaaccactcagccaacactccccatacacagAGCCGCAGCTCGGTGTatggcaatttggggttaagtgccttgcccaagggcacattgaGATgaggcaaggggaagctggaatggaacccacaaccttctgattgtcagacgactactcaacccatcaagccacagtcgcccctaAGTCCccctgagtctggttctgctggaagtcttccttcccgttaaaggggagttttcctctccactgttacTTCATGCATGcatcagtatgagggattgctgcaaagccatggacaatgcagacaactctccctgtagctctacggttcttcaagagaagtgaatgctgcttgtcaagactttagggaatctactgggtttccttagagaggaaactttttgaccaatctgtataatatgactgaattttgactttgaaaagtgccttgagatgacatgtttcatgaattggcgctatataaataaaattgaattgaattcagttATCATAGTTCTCAGTTATTCCAAAACTGTACAAACCTTGACCATCACAAAAACCTAAATGTGCATGCGAACACACACATCGGTAAATATCAGCTATCGGACATAATATCGGACATAGATATCGGCCCAAATTTTCATATCGGTGCACCGTACTGCAGATGAGTGTAAAAGAGAGAAATCGCAAGAAGTAGACAGAGAGGCACGTTTGTACATAGGAGAAAATAAGCTCATTAACGGAGTAACTGCTGTAGGACTGGGCTGCACTTCCACGCCGAGTGCTTTAAGCTGGAGAACCGGGGGGAAAAGGGAGGGGAGCCAGCGAATCGAATGATGGAAGGCTGCCTGCTTCAGACAGACAGTGAACTCTCCAAAGTGTCTATTGAGGTTATTTCTCCGTGGAGTTGATCTGATGAACTGCTCCTATAATTACCAGGCCGCAGGATACGGGCATTACTCAGCCGCAGTCGGCCCACATGTGTATCTACTCACCCAGCCGCCTGCAATACTCGGGGGGAGGTGCCGACAGGCAGGTGACTCCGCCGGCGTGACCCCCCAGGTTCTTCTGCTCTGTTGCTGTGGGAACGTGCCACACCTTCACCGTCGTGTCTCGACTTAGACGGCGGCGCGATTAGGAGGGAACGCGGGAATAGGAGTTAGGAGAGGGAAGACACAAAGTCAACGACGTAAATTTACAAGAGACTGGGACGGGAAAACACATGTGCAGCAATGAAGGCGAGCGTGAGCGCCTATTAGGAGATAAATTGGGTGGAATGCTCACTTTGCCCATCCATTATGCAAATGGCGTGCTGCTTTACCTTCCAGAAACCACCAGGTTGTCAACAGCAACCACGCTGGTAACTATGTCGTTGTGACCCTCCAGCAGCCTCAAGCGAAACCTCGCCTTCTCCCAGGACGCTTTGAGGGATGAAAACTCTGCTTCTGCAAAAGGAAATGATTTGTGCAATTAGCAGTGTTGACTCATCAGCACCCTGCCTTGTTAATCTACAGTACACGACTCCTCAGTATGGATTAGTgcgatgctgctgctgctgcatgctgCAAAGCGTGGGGCTAAATTAGCTCCGTGGATGCGAAACGTGGGCCCTGTCTTCAGGGAAGCACAACTCAGCCTGTTGGTTTTAATCCTGGCTGCCACACGAGCTTGTTAGGACTCCTCGGGGGGGTGCACACGTGCATAAACTGGTTTTAGATGGTAATCGAAAATTAGGGCACTGCTTTGCTCTTTTAACTCCCTGAGCGAAAGGGTAAGGACGGTGAATGCTGCTAAGTAGCCCACCTTCCTGTTGCCGTAGCTGTTCTGGAGAGCCGTCTCTGCTCTGAGGCGACACCTTAGACGGCTCCGTCCCGTCCTGCGGCCCCCCCGTCTCCGCTGCGTTTCCCCCCGCAGCCCTCTGCCTGGCAGCCAGCGCTGGCGCTCCTGTAGCGTTGGACTCCGTTTCTCCCTTAAGGATCTTGGAGGCTGGAGGCGTTTGTGATGGAAGGGTCTCCGGGGCATCGTCCCTGTGCCAGAGCAGAAAGCAAGagctgaataaataatgaagATGAAAACTGCACAGAGCGACCTCTGTGACAACAAGTCTACCTGTAAAGGATCATTTGTTGTACCTTTTGTATTCGTATCTCTTGTCAAATTGACCGTTTTGTCATAATAAAACCACTAACTTCAGTGTGTTGTATGCAGATTTTATGTGAGAAGCCAACACAGTGTAGTGCACAGTTGACAAAGGAAAAACGATGCAGGATTTTCAGCATTTAGtgcaaataaaaacccaaaagtgATGCATccatttgtattattttgtatttgtgcactttgtagaaccacctttcactgaAACTGAAGCTGCAGGACTTCTAAGGGAACATGTTGCCCCTTTCAACAGCTCAGTCTACGGCAGATTGGACAGAGGAGCCTCTGTGAACATCAACTTTCATGTCTcgtcacagattctcaattggttTCGGatcttgactttgactaggccgttcaaATACGTAAATGTGCTTTGCTCTAAACCAGGCACCCTGCAACCTGCAGCACTAAGCAGTGTTTTGGTCAAATTAATAATTCAGAGTCCACAAACAACATTGCTGATCTTTTTGAGCATGTAATAGtataataaaaccaaaacaatgggctttttcatccatccatccatttctatcccttgtggggtcgtgaggggtgctggtgcctatctccagatGTCAAtgtgcacacactcacacctatggacaatttagagaggccaattaacctaataatcatgttttttggactgtgggaggaagccggagtacccggagagaacccacgcatgcacagggagaacatgcaacctccatgcagaaagacccagggcaagggtaggacttgaacccaggaccttcttgctgttttttcaacatttcaagAATGAAAGAAGTGCGGTCATTTTCTAAAAGTTATGAATTTTACAACCCAAAAACTTGTTAAGcttattttttcttcaagtgtAGGTTTTGTGGCTCAATACGTTTTTAACAGGAATGAGGCGAATACTGCTCTTTGGTCAGTAATGGCCCCTAATCTAGATCTGCACCTCAGGTCTTCTGCACTCTATgacacggggggggggggggggggggggggggtaccagGTACCCCcaaaggaccacatgtggtgccctcgAGCCTGTTTGAAAATAGCACAACCATTCAGTGAGCTGcaactaaaatgttattttatgctgttgctcttcctttgtttatcacacttgcatttaagtaatttataaattacattatctaagcacaaaatgtgtttattttacgtAAAGTTAAGCCTCTTCTacttcaaaggtcagtactggtcgCCCTTCGTTTCTTTAGCTTTGGGTTCTGCCATACTGTTTTGATTTTCACACGATGGACCGAGCAGAGCTCTGggaaatgttcaaagcttgggatgcTGTGACAAATgtacgccacacttttcaggattttatttgaaaataataataattaaaaaaaaaaacagaactcttTACAGCTATGCACGACTCTTTGTTGGTCTATCAAGTAAAAGCTCAATTGAATATGTTTAAATCTGTGGTTGGAACctaacaaaatgtggaaaaaaattcaaagtgCTTCTTTAGTGTTTCTTTATAAGAAAGTGTTTCTTTatagtgtttatttattctttataaGAATGGATATTTGGTGTTCTATTCGGTGTATGATACTAATTTACATCTGATGATTAACGAGGCGAAGGACTCAAACAGGGAGCATGACATCAGTGATGTTTACATGACGCACCACAAACATGAGGAAGTTCCCTTTTTCCAAAAGCACAAGAGGATTTGACCTCCAGTGTGTTTGGATAGACATACAATATAGATCAAAGGCTTCAAAGTGAATGTTGTTGCTTTTGAAAAATGATGCTTCTCTCCATATGTACcccactacacacacacacacacacacacacacacacacacacacacacacacacacacacacacacccacggGTACCTCTCCCTCTCTTCCTTACACTtgtcttttcatcttctccTTATTTCCGTCTCCCACAATCCCAGGAGTTTGCTGCGGGCcagaaagctgcagctgaaGCTCAGCCAATCTGGAGCGCAGCTCCGCCTTCCTGGAGATCTGACAGGAAAAAAGTCAAGAGATTGGTAGTAAGAGCGAGCTGCTAAATCCACGAGTTGCTTACATCCTGTTTGTATGCACAACCGGATCGCTCGGTCTGTCTCCGTCTATTAGGCTGCAGCTGAGAACATACGCTGTCTGACTGTGGGCTTTGAAATATGCATGCCTGAATAAGTTAGATGTCAAGTGTACATCAAGTGTCTGTTTTCCCTGTTAAATTCGGCACACTTGGACAACTTTACACGCCGCATCACACTGCCAAGAGCTACTCTGCATCTGAAAACAACTGGAAATCTCTTGTGGTTTGATGCTGCTGATGGCAGcgtggctctttttttttttttttttctacgtgAGGTGGCAAACGTCATCATTTTAATTGGCTGTAAAAAGACAAGGCATTTCCAGTGCAGGCCACAAATCATCAGACCTGGGGTGAGCTGAACTGTGGGAAATGGGCCTGCACACGTTCCTATAAGGGGACAAATTCAAATATTACCTCTGTTTGTGGTTGATAGGATGAGTTGATTACAATGAGTTGATTGGAAATAACTAATTTTAGCTTCTCAGCTCTGATTGCTGATCAATCGTTCAAgtactgaaaaatcaaaagctGTTCCTAATccttaaatgcatcaaaacgaAGCTCTCCCACCTTTTTTAGTGAATAAATGCATCAACCAACAGTGTGGATGGTTCTGTGAGCAAGCATTTGTTCCTTTCagttttttctgttgctttttgtgtgacacctaaatgttttagatcattaaACTAATTCAAatacaaagataacctgagcaGGATTGAGCAAAAATAACCAGCCTGACCAGACTTGCTGCTGTGCTTCAGATCGTTGTCCTGCTGTCGAAATCAAACGAGCGATAGCTTAAGGTTATAAACCGATGGCCAGATGCTCTgcatgcacactgcaaaaacggaactaaaaataagtaaaatgttcttaaaattagcgTATTTATCCTTGagttgagcagctaaataagacggGTTGCcaatttaataagatttttgcacttaaaataggaacaactcatctccatcatcctatttcaagtgcaggatgtctaattatcttattttaggagtcaaaatacgCATTCCATTTCTCCACAGGGCATTTTCCCCAAAATTATCAAGaggttattttgtttgtttctgggtTCATTTGTGGCCTTCAAGATGAGTCAGCAAAATTGCACCAGgatgttttgcttttctctgctttttgacCTACTTTATGTTGTctgacaggttctatttaagtgaTTTTACTGATTCTACGGGTCAGGCATTATTCCTGCCTGGGTGATGTTAGTGAAACTGAACCAAACAACATGGTTAGCCACAGTAAATTCCCCCTTTGACAAGaggggcaattactttttcacatagagccaggttggtttggattttttttttgtcttaataatgaatctgcattttgtatttaatcttatctttgtctgatattaaaatgtgtttgatgaactgaaacatttatgcgtggaaaaacaaaccaaaagcagaaaaaaaatgctgtttcgCAAtgctgcaccttttttttttacttgaaaatgCTTTTGATGCTTTCTTTAACTTTCTGCTGGAGTCTATCAAAGAAACTTTTGTGCACTCTTCCCTTTTGTGAGCTGTCATAAAAAACAGCCGAAGAAAAACTTCACAACTGGCAGCTAAGATCCAAAATCCTGAACTAGGAATCAGCCCGGAGAAGACTGTGCAGCTCTAGTTGCTGGCAGTGCTGTAGCATGCAATATCCGCAGACAGTAAAAACTCAAACACACCTGTGATAGAAGTCATTCTTTGTGGGCCCCGGAGGTTTGAAAATGCCTCAATCAGTGACTGCTTCACATTTGCAGGGGGAGAAGGTATGCCACAGTAAATTTTAGAATCAATTTATCCAGCCTCCGCATCTTTACATCCTCCCCACTCTCGTGCTACATTCACTGAACCACCAGAGATGagaacaaaaacctttttttttttttgcaatttctcCTCACATCAATgttaactgcaaaaaaaaaaaaaaaaaacctgacattaccttttttttttttcttaacttgaGTTCAggaaagaaataatttaataatactTTCACAACTTTATATCCCAACCAGAAAATTAGAAATAACAGCCACTGTTTGAGCCAGAGCAATACCCGGCTTATTTGCACCAATTTAATCCTCTTTTGTTAAAACGTATATATTCATATCcacaacaaaaatatttctatttacctttttgtattttgtacctaaaatgtcttcattcaGAGCAAAATTCCTTGCCGTATGAAGCTATAACCACACTaggtaaatatttcaaaatgggTTAATCAATAACAGCTAATTATTTTCTACATAAATGATGGATTTTaagtttcttgaaatcattATGTCTCGGCCAATATTAGCTGTGTACGTGTACAAATACTTTGTAAGATTTCTCACCGTAAAAAGACATGAGCGAAGCTGGCACTATTCATTTTCACGACTATTTCATTTTCAATTTTTTCACAGACTAACATGTTTATAATGTTGATTTCAGCTATTTTTATATCAGCGTGTGGCATCGTCACTTGATTAAAAAAGCAATACAATGTAACAAACTGGTGATACTTCTACTTTATGGTTGTCATTGAGACCTTTAGGGTTGTAAAATTGATTGACTGGCATTCCAATTATAATTCTTCATATTTATTTCCGTCACTTTTTGTTAGAAAGTTGGACATTATTACACATAAGGCAGAATTATCACCTTGTTTACAACATCAATCAAAATGAAAACTCAGGAGTTTTGCAAAAGTAAAGTTCTTACTCATGAACAAAATGCAAATAAGTCACAGCTTTAGTCAAAAGGAGCGATGTTTTGCTCTCAGCTGTAGAAAAGCAGTGgtgcataaaaacatgaaagggTGTTactcattaaaaaataaacaaatgaaattacTTAATGTGCATTAAAAGCAAATGCTGGATTCAAATTAGATTCCATAACTTTTTCTCAAAAGGAAATACAATTTCTAGCTCTAtaaaatagggctgggcaatatttcaagattttaaaaatattaagattttttttaaaggtgacataagatgagactattgtttatatcgagatggtctatgttgtgtGAGAATTATACTTTTACGttttccagtaggttatttttcaggtgtttctcatatttaactAAAGCAGTTTGATAAagaaaatgtgcctgtgagacattttggataaagctttgattcagagatgtcTCTTTATAACTAatttaggaaaagaaaaacattttcagagaaaTATTGTATATTGCCATTTGGCCAATGAATATCTAGATATTAGTTTTGgcccatatcgcccagccctactgtaTAATAAGCACAAATGTATCTTAATTGTCACATCTAAAAGGAATTACTGATGAAACGCTGGGATTTTTAAAACAGGATCACAGGTTCTGCCACATGGGaagaaattaaacttcaagGAGATTCTTTATCTCACCTGTTCAGAAAATGCATTGAATAGAGAACGTCAGTCGGTCCCTTGTTTCCAAAAGCACAGACCTTCAGGTGTGCAAAATAGGCAATATTAATTGAAGCAACTGTTACTTTTAATTTGGacagatctctttttttttttttttttaggtctctTAAACTA is from Fundulus heteroclitus isolate FHET01 chromosome 3, MU-UCD_Fhet_4.1, whole genome shotgun sequence and encodes:
- the si:ch211-154o6.3 gene encoding F-box/WD repeat-containing protein sel-10 isoform X2, encoding MKRQVDDAPETLPSQTPPASKILKGETESNATGAPALAARQRAAGGNAAETGGPQDGTEPSKVSPQSRDGSPEQLRQQEEAEFSSLKASWEKARFRLRLLEGHNDIVTSVVAVDNLVVSGSRDTTVKVWHVPTATEQKNLGGHAGGVTCLSAPPPEYCRRLARSLSLSEKERFILSGSADCCVKIWALSIGQCVKSVYTFNAVTALCFAPEGDGYIITGSDGGKVQAWSWHTFQNCQSVNAHQEAVTSIQSQGPLVFSGSAEGGVSVWENRCSERDPLKLLHHWSSRVTGLSGGPDGRLKLSPRGDRLFLAYGRASIKILHWRTGVISRLTNHSSVTGVTDCVHQTGGLLIGSCYDLANGDSSLNLFSLPQCRYLASLTWPDAPRILCFAAWTTGSGDHRWVIGGRDLVVWEQLPSSGKQRSDVTVKRDSRMDSTLLESEGDTEEDEESDDYGDNEDGGGGGGGGARPGAAEDGASGSWLRCVLQ
- the si:ch211-154o6.3 gene encoding notchless protein homolog 1 isoform X1: MGEVRKLQKKLRQIENLEIKISLTPEEKFKISRKAELRSRLAELQLQLSGPQQTPGIVGDGNKEKMKRQVDDAPETLPSQTPPASKILKGETESNATGAPALAARQRAAGGNAAETGGPQDGTEPSKVSPQSRDGSPEQLRQQEEAEFSSLKASWEKARFRLRLLEGHNDIVTSVVAVDNLVVSGSRDTTVKVWHVPTATEQKNLGGHAGGVTCLSAPPPEYCRRLARSLSLSEKERFILSGSADCCVKIWALSIGQCVKSVYTFNAVTALCFAPEGDGYIITGSDGGKVQAWSWHTFQNCQSVNAHQEAVTSIQSQGPLVFSGSAEGGVSVWENRCSERDPLKLLHHWSSRVTGLSGGPDGRLKLSPRGDRLFLAYGRASIKILHWRTGVISRLTNHSSVTGVTDCVHQTGGLLIGSCYDLANGDSSLNLFSLPQCRYLASLTWPDAPRILCFAAWTTGSGDHRWVIGGRDLVVWEQLPSSGKQRSDVTVKRDSRMDSTLLESEGDTEEDEESDDYGDNEDGGGGGGGGARPGAAEDGASGSWLRCVLQ